A region of Vitis vinifera cultivar Pinot Noir 40024 chromosome 15, ASM3070453v1 DNA encodes the following proteins:
- the LOC100854413 gene encoding very-long-chain aldehyde decarbonylase CER1, protein MASKPGILTDWPWTPLGNFKYVVLAPWAIHAIHSFLVKDEKERDVAHFLIFPFLLSRMLHNQLWISLSRHRTAKGNNRIVDKGIEFEQVDRERNWDDQIIFNGIIFYIAYFILPGASHMPLWRADGVVITILLHTGPVEFLYYWLHRALHHHYLYSRYHSHHHSSIVTEPITSVIHPFAEHIGYFLLFSIPLLTMIFTRTSSVVAFFGYISYIDFMNNMGHCNFELVPKWLFSIFPFLKYLMYTPSFHSLHHTQFRTNYSLFMPFYDFMYGTMDKSSDVLYEKSLTRPEESPDVVHLTHLTTPNSIYHIRLGFASVASKPYISKWYLRLMWPLTSSYMMLIWICSRTFVLERNHFNKLKSQTWVIPKYRVQYFLKWQNEPINSLIEEAILHAEERGVKVLSLGLLNQGEELNLYGKLYIHLNPKLKIKVVDGSSLAVAVVLNSIPKGTTQVLFRGKLSKVAYFTAIALCQKGIQVTTFCEEEHKKIKMKLNTKLGDKLALSKNYAHKIWLVGDGLTEEEQLKAPKGTLFIPFSQFPPKRMRKDCFYHTTPAMMSPTSFENMDSCENWLPRRAMSAWRVAGILHALEGWNVHECGHTIFDIEKIWEASFQHGFRSLMIPS, encoded by the exons ATGGCTTCTAAACCTGGAATACTCACTGATTGGCCATGGACGCCTCTTGGCAACTTCAAG TACGTGGTCTTGGCACCATGGGCGATTCATGCCATACACTCGTTCCTAGTGAAAGATGAAAAGGAGAGAGACGTTGCTCACTTTCTAATATTCCCATTTCTGTTATCGAGGATGCTCCACAACCAGCTTTGGATTTCACTTTCTCGCCATCGAACAGCCAAAGGCAACAACAGGATTGTTGACAAGGGCATTGAATTTGAGCAAGTTGACAGAGAAAGAAACTG GGATGACCAGATTATTTTCAACGGGATCATATTCTACATAGCCTATTTCATACTTCCAGGGGCTTCTCACATGCCCTTATGGAGAGCAGATGGTGTGGTTATTACAATTCTGCTTCATACGGGCCCTGTGGAGTTTCTGTATTACTGGCTTCACAGGGCTCTACACCATCATTATCTCTACTCACGTTACCATTCTCATCACCATTCCTCTATCGTCACTGAGCCCATCACCT CTGTCATTCATCCATTTGCGGAGCATATAGGATATTTTCTGCTGTTTTCAATACCATTGCTGACCATGATCTTCACCAGAACAAGCTCTGTTGTAGCTTTTTTTGGCTATATCTCTTATATTGATTTCATGAACAACATGGGGCATTGCAACTTCGAGCTCGTGCCCAAGTGGCTCTTCTCCATATTTCCCTTCCTCAAGTATCTTATGTATACCCCCTC gtTTCACTCTTTGCATCACACCCAATTTCGAACCAATTACTCACTCTTCATGCCATTCTACGACTTCATGTATGGTACTATGGACAAATCTTCAGATGTGttatatgaaaaatcacttacaaGGCCTGAAGAATCGCCTGATGTAGTGCATCTCACCCATCTCACAACGCCAAACTCCATTTATCATATAAGGCTAGGTTTTGCCTCTGTGGCCTCCAAGCCATACATCTCCAAATGGTACTTGAGACTAATGTGGCCTCTAACATCTTCGTATATGATGTTGATTTGGATTTGTTCTCGTACATTTGTTCTTGAAAGGAACCATTTCAACAAACTCAAGTCACAAACATGGGTCATACCAAAATATAGGGTTCAA TACTTCTTGAAATGGCAAAATGAACCCATCAATAGCTTGATTGAAGAAGCCATACTACATGCAGAGGAAAGAGGTGTTAAAGTGTTGAGTTTAGGTCTTCTCAACCAG GGTGAAGAGCTTAATCTATATGGTAAGCTTTATATCCATTTAAATCCTAAGCTCAAAATCAAGGTGGTGGATGGGAGCAGCTTAGCAGTAGCTGTTGTTTTGAACAGCATTCCAAAAGGAACCACTCAAGTACTCTTCAGAGGCAAGCTCTCTAAGGTTGCTTATTTCACAGCCATTGCTTTGTGCCAAAAGGGCATCCAG GTGACTACTTTCTGTGAGGAAGAGCACAAGAAGATCAAAATGAAGCTGAACACCAAATTGGGAGATAAATTGGctctttcaaaaaattatgCCCATAAG ATATGGTTGGTTGGAGATGGCTTGACCGAAGAAGAACAGTTGAAGGCACCAAAAGGAACTCTATTTATTCCCTTTTCTCAGTTCCCACCAAAGAGAATGCGCAAAGATTGCTTCTACCACACCACACCAGCAATGATGTCTCCCACTTCTTTTGAGAACATGGATTCTTGTGAG AATTGGTTGCCAAGAAGAGCAATGAGTGCATGGCGTGTGGCTGGAATATTGCATGCATTAGAAGGATGGAATGTGCACGAGTGCGGTCACACCATATTCGATATTGAGAAGATTTGGGAAGCCAGTTTTCAACATGGATTTCGTTCTTTAATGATTCCCTCTTAA